A genomic region of Alnus glutinosa chromosome 11, dhAlnGlut1.1, whole genome shotgun sequence contains the following coding sequences:
- the LOC133882344 gene encoding GATA transcription factor 5-like: MEYGVEARALRPSLVVGEYAMKPTQQAFLEDHLCATGVPSEDFSVDYFLNLSNAELEDGYVEEEEEEEGEAEKDSISGSSSPDQADDYNSNSTNCSGTAESESHLASELAVPDDDLADLEWLSHFVHDDLPEVSLSFPAGEQKIESRSTNRSEPEWRPRPPFFPLLRVPSKARSKRSRAGKRVWRLGSPLNESSPPSSSASSPGFSSTPCLIFSNTVQTMELFDFAEPPTKKLKKPAVQTGGAPGGSQFQRRCSHCQVQKTPQWRTGPMGAKTLCNACGVRFKSGRLFPEYRPACSPTFSGDVHSNSHRKVLEMRKRKEIMTEPESMLTQMVPSF; the protein is encoded by the exons aTGGAGTACGGCGTGGAAGCGAGAGCGTTAAGACCAAGTTTAGTAGTAGGAGAATATGCCATGAAGCCGACACAGCAAGCGTTTTTAGAAGACCATTTGTGTGCTACCGGCGTTCCCAGCGAAGATTTCTCAGTTGACTACTTTCTTAACCTGTCTAATGCGGAATTAGAAGATGGATACgttgaggaagaagaggaggaggaaggaGAGGCGGAAAAAGACTCTATTTCAGGTTCGTCCTCGCCGGACCAAGCAGACGATTATAATTCCAACTCAACCAATTGCTCCGGCACGGCTGAGTCCGAGTCTCATCTCGCCAGCGAACTTGCCGTTCCG GACGATGATCTTGCAGACCTTGAATGGCTTTCTCACTTCGTGCACGATGATTTGCCAGAGGTTTCTCTTTCATTCCCCGCCGGAGAGCAGAAAATCGAAAGTCGTTCAACGAACCGGTCCGAACCGGAGTGGAGACCGAGACCTCCATTTTTCCCTTTATTAAGGGTTCCATCCAAAGCCAGAAGCAAAAGGTCCAGAGCCGGTAAACGAGTTTGGAGACTTGGGTCACCGCTCAACGAATCGTCACCGCCGTCTTCTTCAGCATCGTCTCCTGGGTTTTCTTCGACGCCTTGTCTTATCTTTAGCAATACGGTTCAAACCATGGAGTTGTTCGATTTTGCTGAACCGCCGACGAAGAAGCTGAAGAAACCGGCTGTTCAAACCGGTGGGGCACCAGGTGGTTCCCAGTTTCAGCGTCGGTGCAGCCACTGCCAGGTGCAGAAGACCCCGCAGTGGAGAACCGGTCCAATGGGCGCCAAAACGCTTTGCAACGCTTGTGGGGTTCGGTTCAAGTCCGGCCGGCTATTCCCAGAGTATAGACCGGCCTGTAGTCCGACTTTTTCCGGCGATGTTCATTCGAATAGTCACCGCAAAGTGTTGGAGATGAGGAAGAGAAAGGAGATTATGACTGAACCAGAATCCATGTTGACCCAGATGGTTCCAAGTTTTTGA
- the LOC133880964 gene encoding subtilisin-like protease SBT3.9, which produces MASSWIYGIFFLLLAKQQSLFLLALASSNVHIVYMGERQHEEPELVQDSHHEILSNILGSKEAAKESILYSYKHGFSGFAAALTESQAELIADFPGVVRVVPNRILSLQTTRSWDFLQVKPQIVQGILSRGHSGLGTIIGVMDTGIWPESESFKDEGMGEIPSRWKGICQEGEKFNSSHCNRKIIGARWYVKGYEAEFGKLNTSDGVEYLSPRDAAGHGTHTSSTAAGLPIENANFMGLAQGVARGGAPSAWLAVYKVCWATGGCSAADLLAAFDDAIFDGVDLLSVSLGSPPPLDTYVDDVLSIGSLHAVTKGISVVCSAGNSGPYPQTVINTAPWLITVAASTIDRAFPTLITLGNNQTLVGQAFYTRKDMNKFHPIVQGEDIAVVDADEDSARSCDSGTLNATLARGKVVLCFQSRSQRSATVAATTVLDAQGNGIIFAQFPTKDVTSSFDIPCVQVDFAIGTSLLMYMEMNRNPVVKFSPTKTDVGRQISPEVAFFSSRGPSSLSPSVLKPDITAPGVNILASWSPGSSLSQPINFSIDSGTSMACPHVSGIVALLKAIHPTWSPAAIKSALVTTASLKDEYGLWTVAEGAPHKQADPFDFGGGHVEPNKAMAPGLIYDMGFSDYINFICSMGYNNSAISSMIRSHARCRKSAKFLANLNLPSITIPELKESLTVSRTVTNVGPVNSFYTAFVQAPAGTKVIVEPPNLLFNSTIRKLKFKVTFQSQLRVQGRYSFGNLFWEDGVHVVRIPLIVRTVIDYFYAET; this is translated from the exons ATGGCTTCTTCTTGGATTTATggtatcttttttcttcttcttgccaAGCAACAGTCTTTGTTCCTTCTAGCACTTGCTTCAAGCAAT GTTCACATTGTGTATATGGGAGAGAGGCAGCATGAAGAGCCTGAACTCGTTCAAGACTCGCACCATGAGATCCTATCAAATATACTTGGAAG CAAGGAAGCAGCCAAGGAGTCGATTTTGTACAGCTACAAGCATGGCTTTTCGGGGTTTGCTGCAGCCTTAACTGAGTCTCAAGCCGAACTTATTGCAG ATTTCCCAGGAGTTGTTCGTGTAGTTCCAAACCGAATTCTTAGTCTGCAGACGACTAGAAGTTGGGATTTCCTCCAAGTAAAGCCTCAAATTGTACAGGGAATTCTTTCAAGGGGTCATTCCGGACTTGGGACTATTATTGGTGTCATGGACACTG GAATCTGGCCCGAGTCTGAAAGCTTCAAAGATGAGGGAATGGGAGAGATTCCATCTCGGTGGAAAGGCATATGTCAAGAAGGAGAGAAGTTCAATAGCTCCCACTGTAATAG AAAAATTATTGGCGCGCGTTGGTATGTCAAAGGATATGAAGCTGAATTCGGAAAGTTAAATACAAGTGATGGCGTTGAGTACTTATCTCCCCGAGATGCTGCAGGCCATGGCACTCACACATCATCTACTGCAGCTGGTCTTCCCATAGAAAATGCGAATTTTATGGGATTAGCTCAAGGAGTTGCGAGAGGGGGTGCTCCATCAGCTTGGTTAGCTGTCTACAAAGTTTGCTGGGCTACTGGCGGCTGCAGCGCAGCTGACCTTCTTGCCGCGTTTGATGACGCAATATTTGATGGCGTGGATTTGCTTTCAGTGTCCCTTGGCTCACCACCACCACTTGATACTTATGTGGATGATGTTTTGTCCATTGGTTCCTTACACGCTGTAACTAAAGGAATTTCTGTAGTATGCTCTGCCGGGAATTCTGGTCCTTATCCTCAGACTGTCATAAATACAGCTCCATGGCTTATAACCGTTGCCGCAAGTACCATAGATAGAGCTTTCCCCACTTTGATTACCTTGGGAAACAATCAAACTCTTGTG GGTCAGGCTTTCTATACACGGAAGGATATGAACAAATTTCACCCTATTGTGCAAGGAGAAGACATAGCAGTTGTTGATGCAGATGAAGACAGTGCTAG GAGCTGTGATTCAGGAACCTTAAATGCCACTTTAGCAAGAGGAAAAGTAGTTCTTTGTTTCCAATCTCGTTCACAGAGGTCAGCTACTGTTGCTGCAACAACTGTACTGGATGCTCAGGGTAATGGTATCATCTTTGCCCAATTTCCCACAAAGGATGTTACTTCATCCTTTGATATCCCTTGTGTCCAAGTGGACTTTGCAATCGGGACATCTCTGCTCATGTACATGGAGATGAACAG AAATCCTGTGGTCAAGTTTAGCCCAACAAAAACCGATGTGGGACGACAGATTTCCCCAGAAGTTGCATTCTTCTCCTCTCGAGGACCGAGTTCCTTATCTCCATCTGTATTGAAG CCTGATATTACTGCTCCTGGTGTTAATATTTTGGCATCCTGGTCCCCTGGTTCTTCCCTCTCTCAACCCATTAACTTCAGCATTGATTCGGGAACTTCCATGGCTTGTCCCCATGTATCTGGCATTGTAGCTCTTCTTAAAGCTATCCATCCAACATGGAGCCCTGCTGCAATCAAGTCTGCACTGGTTACTACAG CTTCTTTGAAAGATGAATATGGTCTATGGACAGTGGCTGAGGGAGCTCCCCACAAGCAGGCTGACCCATTTGACTTTGGAGGTGGTCATGTTGAACCTAACAAAGCCATGGCTCCTGGTCTCATATATGACATGGGGTTCTCAGATTACATCAACTTTATTTGTTCCATGGGCTACAACAATTCTGCCATTAGTTCGATGATTAGGTCACATGCACGTTGCCGTAAGTCGGCCAAATTCCTTGCAAATCTTAATCTGCCTTCTATTACCATTCCTGAGCTGAAGGAGAGCTTAACTGTGTCAAGAACCGTTACAAATGTCGGTCCAGTTAATTCTTTTTACACTGCTTTTGTTCAAGCCCCGGCTGGAACTAAAGTGATAGTTGAGCCACCAAATTTGTTGTTTAATTCTACAATAAGGAAGCTGAAATTCAAGGTTACTTTCCAATCCCAGCTAAGGGTTCAAGGAAGATACTCATTTGGTAATCTGTTTTGGGAAGATGGTGTCCATGTAGTGAGAATACCATTGATAGTTCGGACTGTCATTGATTACTTTTATGCAGAAACATAA